One genomic region from Apodemus sylvaticus chromosome 1, mApoSyl1.1, whole genome shotgun sequence encodes:
- the Ppp1r3c gene encoding protein phosphatase 1 regulatory subunit 3C: protein MSCTRMIHVLDPRPLTSSVMPVDVAVRICLAHSPPLKSFLGPYNGFQRRNLVNKLKPLKPCLSVKQEVKSQNEWKKPHEQAKKRVVFADSKGLSLTAIHVFSDLPEEPAWDLQFDLLDLNDISSSLKLHEEKNLVFDFPQPSADYLSFRDRFQKNFVCLENCSLQDRTVTGTVKVKNISFEKKVQVRITFDSWKTYTDVDCVYMKNVYGSSDSDTFSFAIDLPRVIPTEEKIEFCISYHANGRVFWDNNEAQNYRIVHVQWKPDGVQTQVAPKDCAFQQVPPKTEIEPTVFGSPRLASGLFPEWQSWGRVENLTSYR from the exons ATGAGCTGCACCAG AATGATCCATGTGCTGGACCCACGTCCTTTGACAAGTTCCGTCATGCCAGTGGACGTGGCCGTGAGGATTTGCTTGGCTCATTCACCACCTTTGAAGAGTTTCCTGGGTCCTTACAACGGTTTCCAACGAAGAAATTTGGTGAATAAATTGAAACCTTTGAAACCATGCCTCAGTGTCAAGCAGGAAGTCAAATCACAGAATGAATGGAAGAAACCACATGAGCAGGCCAAGAAGCGGGTCGTGTTTGCAGACTCCAAGGGTCTGTCACTCACCGCTATCCATGTCTTTTCCGACCTTCCAGAAGAACCTGCGTGGGATCTGCAGTTTGATCTCTTGGACCTTAACGATATCTCCTCCAGCTTAAAACTTCACGAGGAGAAAAACTTGGTTTTCGATTTCCCCCAGCCTTCAGCCGACTACTTAAGTTTCCGGGACCGCTTTCAGAAGAACTTTGTCTGCCTCGAGAACTGCTCTTTGCAAGATCGGACCGTGACCGGGACAGTCAAAGTGAAGAACATAAGCTTTGAGAAGAAGGTTCAGGTCCGGATCACCTTTGACAGCTGGAAGACCTACACAGATGTGGACTGTGTGTACATGAAGAACGTTTATGGCAGCTCAGACAGCGACACCTTCTCCTTTGCCATTGACCTGCCCCGGGTCATTCCGACTGAGGAGAAAATTGAGTTCTGCATTTCTTACCACGCTAATGGGAGGGTCTTCTGGGACAACAATGAGGCTCAGAATTACAGAATTGTCCACGTCCAATGGAAACCCGACGGGGTGCAGACTCAGGTGGCGCCCAAAGACTGTGCATTCCAACAGGTGCCCCCTAAGACTGAGATAGAACCCACAGTCTTTGGCAGTCCGAGGCTTGCTAGTGGCCTCTTCCCAGAGTGGCAGAGCTGGGGGAGAGTGGAGAACTTGACCTCCTATCGATGA